A genomic segment from Nitratiruptor sp. YY08-10 encodes:
- a CDS encoding HDOD domain-containing protein, with translation MRDEIIRKIRSLPPLPKTIEEFEQAVSKEDVDLNEVVTILQKDPMLVADILKHVNSPFYGLREKIEDLDRALSYLGLQEVRSIVMQHSIKKLFNIDMEPYGITAEQFAHISQMQSKLMEVWYKKINPAKVRFLKLAAFLQELGKIVIADVIIQEDMVYPFRSEIEMTNDIAHVEKSFIGSSTAEITGAMFEYWGFEKDLVEAISYADDYEKADDFFEESLALHLVKRAVPVNKPLHDISITIAKNIAQKNGVEITSFEEAIEALKAIA, from the coding sequence ATGAGAGATGAAATCATAAGAAAAATACGGTCACTGCCACCACTGCCTAAAACGATCGAAGAGTTTGAGCAAGCGGTCAGTAAAGAAGATGTGGATTTAAATGAAGTGGTAACAATATTGCAAAAAGATCCGATGCTTGTTGCCGATATTTTGAAACATGTCAATTCGCCTTTTTACGGTCTCAGAGAAAAAATAGAGGATTTGGATAGAGCGCTCTCGTATCTTGGGTTGCAAGAGGTTCGGTCGATCGTCATGCAGCATTCCATAAAAAAACTTTTCAATATCGATATGGAACCATATGGAATAACAGCAGAGCAGTTTGCTCATATTTCACAAATGCAGTCAAAACTGATGGAGGTATGGTATAAAAAGATCAATCCTGCAAAGGTACGTTTTTTAAAACTGGCCGCATTTTTGCAAGAGCTTGGGAAAATTGTGATTGCAGATGTGATCATTCAAGAGGATATGGTCTACCCTTTCCGATCCGAGATCGAGATGACCAATGATATCGCTCATGTAGAGAAAAGTTTTATAGGTTCCTCAACAGCAGAAATCACTGGTGCTATGTTTGAGTATTGGGGGTTTGAAAAAGATCTTGTAGAGGCTATCTCGTATGCTGATGACTATGAAAAAGCAGATGATTTTTTTGAAGAGTCTTTAGCGCTCCATCTTGTCAAAAGAGCAGTTCCTGTCAATAAACCATTACATGATATAAGTATCACGATTGCCAAAAACATTGCACAAAAAAATGGAGTTGAGATAACCTCTTTTGAAGAAGCGATTGAGGCGCTGAAGGCTATTGCGTAA
- the uvrA gene encoding excinuclease ABC subunit UvrA, with protein MKNHIEIFGAKQHNLKNINLKIPKNSLVVFTGLSGSGKSTLAFDTLYAEGQRRYIESLSSYARQFLDRLDKPDVDKIEGLTPAIAIEQKTTSKNPRSTVGTITEIYDYLRLLYARIGQQHCHLCGKPISQMNPQDIIDEVLKLPQSAKMVITAPLVKEKKGSFADLLEGLRQKGYVRAMIDGVMVRLDEEIELSKTKKHTIKAVVDRVVMKEENRSRIAQDIEKALQTSYGEVEIDILNADELGVKSHYHYSEHLACFDCKVSFEPLEPLSFSFNSPKGACEECDGLGIRYTLDLQKIIDQHKSIEKGAIKFLYGYNKSYYYKFLMAFCEQEGIDTTVAYEELPEHQKKAILYGMGQKVSFRWKSHNLVREWPGIVKIAYDMFRDETELGEYMSEKVCDKCSGHRLKQESLAVRVAEKGIADILDMPIEEAYEFFANESSFSYLSEQKAAIAAPILKEIRERLFFLVDVGLGYLSLGRDARTISGGEAQRIRIASQIGSGLTGVMYVLDEPSIGLHERDTLKLIRTLKNLQKKGNTVIVVEHDKETIEAADFIVDIGPGAGKHGGEVVFAGSVDELKKSSTLTAQYLSGAKKIEYFHRRPQKEWLHVKNVTINNIKDLSVFFPLRNFVAVTGVSGSGKSSLVLQTLLPVAKEALNHAKKVRKVSGVTIEGLEHLDKVIYLDQSPIGRTPRSNPATYTGVMDEIRALFAKTKEAQIRGYGPGRFSFNVKGGRCEKCRGEGELKIEMHFLPDIMIKCDACKGKRYNEQTLEVHYKGKNIADVLAMSVDEALEFFKNIPKIYQKLKTLQDVGLGYITLGQNAVTLSGGEAQRIKLAKELSRKDTGNTLYILDEPTTGLHFADVDRLIKVLHHLVELGNSVIVIEHNLDVIKNADYIIDMGPEGGIRGGKVVATGSPEEVAAHYEKTGSFTGEFLAKELRDER; from the coding sequence ATGAAAAATCATATAGAAATTTTTGGAGCAAAACAGCACAATCTCAAAAATATTAATCTAAAAATTCCAAAAAACTCGCTTGTTGTCTTTACAGGACTTTCCGGAAGCGGAAAATCTACACTTGCTTTTGATACGCTCTACGCTGAAGGGCAGAGGCGATATATCGAATCTCTTTCAAGTTATGCTAGGCAGTTTCTCGATAGACTCGATAAACCGGATGTGGATAAAATAGAGGGGCTGACGCCTGCGATTGCGATCGAACAAAAAACCACAAGCAAAAATCCTCGCTCGACTGTCGGAACGATAACGGAGATCTATGACTATCTCCGGCTTCTTTATGCAAGAATCGGTCAGCAGCACTGTCACCTTTGTGGTAAACCTATTTCGCAAATGAATCCGCAAGATATTATCGATGAAGTGCTCAAGCTTCCTCAGAGTGCCAAAATGGTTATCACAGCACCTTTAGTCAAAGAGAAAAAGGGAAGTTTTGCAGATTTGTTGGAAGGACTTCGTCAAAAAGGGTATGTACGAGCCATGATCGATGGAGTGATGGTGCGACTCGATGAAGAGATTGAGCTGAGTAAAACGAAAAAGCACACTATTAAAGCGGTTGTGGATAGAGTTGTGATGAAAGAGGAGAATCGAAGCAGAATCGCCCAAGATATCGAAAAGGCTTTGCAAACGAGCTATGGGGAAGTGGAGATCGATATTTTGAATGCCGATGAGCTTGGTGTCAAATCGCATTATCACTACAGCGAGCATCTTGCCTGTTTTGATTGTAAAGTGAGTTTTGAACCCTTGGAACCTTTGAGCTTTTCGTTTAATTCCCCCAAAGGGGCTTGTGAGGAGTGTGATGGACTTGGTATTCGCTATACGCTGGATCTCCAAAAGATTATCGACCAGCACAAATCGATAGAAAAAGGTGCTATCAAATTTTTATATGGGTATAATAAAAGTTACTACTATAAGTTTTTGATGGCCTTTTGCGAGCAAGAGGGGATCGATACAACTGTTGCTTATGAAGAGTTGCCAGAACATCAGAAAAAAGCGATTTTATACGGAATGGGGCAGAAGGTCTCATTTAGATGGAAAAGCCATAACCTTGTCCGGGAGTGGCCAGGAATAGTGAAAATTGCCTATGATATGTTCCGCGATGAAACAGAGCTCGGTGAGTATATGAGTGAAAAGGTGTGTGACAAGTGTAGCGGCCACAGACTCAAGCAGGAGAGTTTAGCTGTCAGAGTTGCCGAAAAAGGGATAGCGGATATTCTGGATATGCCGATAGAGGAGGCGTATGAATTTTTTGCCAATGAGAGCAGTTTCTCCTATCTTTCTGAGCAAAAAGCGGCAATTGCCGCTCCAATTTTAAAAGAGATACGAGAGCGACTCTTTTTCTTGGTGGATGTAGGGCTTGGATATCTATCATTGGGAAGGGATGCCCGAACCATCAGTGGGGGAGAGGCGCAACGGATACGGATTGCGAGCCAGATTGGAAGCGGACTAACCGGTGTGATGTATGTTTTGGATGAACCGAGTATCGGTTTGCATGAAAGAGATACGCTCAAACTTATTCGAACACTGAAAAATCTTCAAAAAAAAGGCAACACTGTCATTGTCGTGGAACATGACAAAGAGACGATCGAGGCGGCCGATTTTATTGTGGATATCGGACCAGGTGCCGGCAAGCATGGAGGCGAGGTTGTATTTGCAGGAAGCGTGGATGAACTGAAAAAGAGTTCCACACTCACCGCACAGTATCTCAGTGGTGCCAAGAAGATAGAGTATTTTCATAGACGCCCGCAAAAAGAGTGGCTTCATGTAAAAAACGTTACGATCAATAACATCAAAGATTTGAGTGTTTTCTTTCCTTTGAGAAATTTTGTAGCTGTTACGGGAGTGAGTGGCAGTGGAAAAAGCTCGCTTGTTCTGCAAACTCTTCTGCCTGTGGCAAAAGAGGCGTTGAATCATGCAAAAAAGGTGCGTAAAGTAAGTGGTGTAACGATTGAAGGGTTGGAGCATCTCGATAAGGTGATCTATCTTGACCAGTCTCCAATCGGAAGAACCCCAAGGAGCAATCCCGCTACCTACACAGGAGTGATGGATGAGATTCGCGCTCTTTTTGCAAAAACGAAAGAGGCGCAAATTCGAGGGTATGGTCCGGGACGATTCAGTTTCAACGTCAAAGGCGGACGATGTGAGAAGTGCCGGGGAGAAGGAGAACTCAAAATCGAGATGCATTTTTTGCCCGATATCATGATCAAGTGTGATGCGTGTAAAGGGAAACGATACAATGAACAGACGCTAGAAGTGCACTATAAAGGGAAAAATATTGCCGACGTGCTTGCCATGAGTGTAGATGAAGCGCTGGAGTTTTTTAAAAATATTCCAAAAATCTATCAAAAACTCAAAACCTTGCAAGATGTTGGTCTTGGATACATCACTCTTGGACAAAATGCCGTAACTTTGAGCGGTGGAGAAGCGCAGAGGATAAAATTGGCAAAAGAGCTCAGTCGAAAAGATACGGGCAATACGCTTTATATTTTGGATGAGCCGACCACCGGACTTCATTTTGCCGATGTGGACAGGCTTATCAAAGTATTGCACCATTTGGTAGAATTGGGAAACAGTGTTATCGTAATAGAACACAATCTGGATGTCATCAAAAACGCAGACTATATCATCGACATGGGACCTGAAGGCGGGATACGGGGTGGAAAAGTCGTTGCCACCGGATCTCCCGAAGAGGTGGCTGCACATTATGAAAAGACAGGAAGCTTTACAGGAGAATTTTTAGCAAAAGAGTTGAGAGATGAGAGATGA